The following coding sequences lie in one Oryza brachyantha chromosome 10, ObraRS2, whole genome shotgun sequence genomic window:
- the LOC102718682 gene encoding cationic amino acid transporter 3, mitochondrial-like has translation MARRLSWQDLQASGSAIATRLSLQDLQCLVRRKPACSADRAETSAAAAAGGDGSKGRHLAKALSVPDLIAIGVGSTIGAGIYVLVGTVAREHAGPALTLSFLIAGIAAALSALCYAELSCRFPSAGSAYHYSYICIGESVAWLIGWALILEYTIGGSSVARGISPNLALFFGGHEKLPFFLTQIHVKWLNTPLDPCAAILVLIVTALLCLGIKESSFVEGIITIANVIVMMFVICAGGYLAFQNGWSGYNDKQGYFPNGMAGVLSGSATLFFAYIGFDAVASTAEEVKNPQRDLPWGMCLTLSLCCFLYMMVSVVIVGLVPYYALDPNTPISSAFAKYGMQWAVYVISTGAVFALIASLIGAILPQPRIVMAMARDGLLPPLFSAVDPTTQVPTLSTILSGICAAILALFMDVSELAGMVSVGTLLAFTMVAISVLIVRYAPPSEIAMKVALPGSSESLTSLSGSSEPDEENSGDLFGNVQEIPTSNEANKIRRQKATACIILIFLGAVIVVSSVSFSFLPIYLRSIGCAFGGLVLVSATIALWFIGQDKSSTRQTGGFMCPFVPILPVCCILINVYLLMNLGFHTWIRVSMWLMVGAIIYVFYGRKYSSLTGVAYQRISSE, from the exons atggcgaggcGCCTCTCGTGGCAGGACTTGCAGGCGTCGGGCTCGGCCATCGCGACCCGCCTCTCGCTGCAGGACTTGCAGTGCTTGGTGCGGAGGAAGCCAGCGTGCTCCGCCGACCGCGCCGaaacgtcggcggcggcggcggcggggggcgaTGGGAGCAAAGGCCGGCACCTCGCCAAGGCGCTGTCCGTTCCCGACCTCATCGCCATCG GTGTTGGCTCGACAATTGGTGCTGGCATCTATGTCCTGGTAGGAACTGTGGCTCGTGAGCATGCAGGGCCAGCCTTGACCCTTTCCTTTCTGATAGCTGGCATAGCAGCTGCTCTTTCAGCGTTATGCTATGCAGAACTCTCTTGCCGTTTTCCGTCAGCCGGAAGTGCCTATCATTACTCCTACATTTGCATTGGAGAAAG CGTCGCTTGGTTGATTGGTTGGGCTTTGATTCTGGAGTACACAATCGGTGGATCATCAGTGGCACGTGGCATATCACCAAACTTG GCTCTATTTTTTGGTGGCCATGAGAAGCTTCCCTTTTTTCTAACACAAATACATGTTAAATGGCTTAACACCCCGCTTGATCCTTGTGCTGCCATTCTTGTATTGATAGTTACTGCATTACTTTGCCTGGGAATTAAGGAG AGCTCATTTGTGGAAGGCATCATCACCATTGCAAATGTTATAGTTATGATGTTTGTCATTTGTGCTGGTGGATACTTAGCATTCCAGAATGGCTGGAGTGGATATAATGATAAACAAGG TTACTTCCCTAATGGTATGGCCGGTGTTTTGTCTGGATCAGCAACCCTCTTCTTTGCGTACATTGGATTTGATGCAGTTGCTAGCACAGCTGAAGAG GTGAAGAACCCCCAACGTGATCTTCCATGGGGAATGTGTCTGACCTTGTCCTTATGCTGCTTCCTCTACATGATGGTTTCTGTTGTTATTGTTGGCCTGGTGCCATATTATGCATTGGATCCTAACACTCCTATTTCATCTGCTTTTGCTAAATACGGAATGCAATGGGCAGT GTACGTTATTTCCACTGGGGCTGTTTTTGCTCTTATAGCATCCTTGATAGGTGCTATTCTCCCTCAG CCAAGAATTGTGATGGCTATGGCAAGAGATGGATTGCTTCCGCCACTCTTTTCAGCCGTTGATCCAACGACTCAAGTCCCAACTTTGAGCACAATATTGTCAGGGATATGTGCTGCTATCCTGGCTCTTTTCATGGACGTCTCAGAATTGGCAGGGATG GTAAGCGTGGGCACACTATTGGCATTTACTATGGTTGCCATTTCTGTTTTAATAGTGCGATATGCTCCTCCAAGTGAGATAGCAATGAAAGTGGCTCTTCCAGGTTCATCTGAATCACTAACTTCACTCTCTGGGTCTTCAGAGCCAGATGAGGAAAATTCAGGGGATCTTTTTGGCAATG TTCAAGAAATACCTACCAGCAATGAAGCTAACAAGATAAGGCGACAGAAAGCCACGGCATGCATCATACTAATTTTCCTTGGGGCTGTCATTGTTGTATCTTcagtttctttttcctttttgccaAT TTATTTGCGGTCCATTGGATGTGCTTTTGgtggtttggttttggttAGTGCTACCATTGCACTCTGGTTCATTGGGCAAGACAAGAGCTCTACAAGACAAACTGGAG GTTTTATGTGCCCATTTGTTCCTATACTTCCAGTCTGTTGCATTCTCATCAACGTATACCTGCTTATGAACCTTGG ATTTCATACCTGGATTCGTGTTTCTATGTGGCTAATGGTTGGTGCCATCATATATGTGTTCTATGGGAGGAAGTACAGCTCACTGACAGGCGTAGCCTATCAGCGGATTTCATCTGAATAG
- the LOC102722802 gene encoding beta-glucuronosyltransferase GlcAT14A-like, producing the protein MRSPVGREVVVSGVFTALLVFSILSLPSLLLTTRGGGRSYKNWPFLAAVRDTGSGGGGGGGGGGGEVSPYPVSFAYLISASTGDAARAARLLAALYHPANCYLLHLDREAPAEEHRRLAELVSGQPVYARAGNVWIVGRPNLVTYRGPTMLSTTLHAVAMLLRLGRRWDWFVNLSASDYPLVTQDDLMEVFSRLPRDLNFIQHTSHLGWKIKKRARPVILDTALYEADRSELIRPANLTTNRRNLPTAFKLFTGSAWTMMSRSFAEYFTVGWDNLPRTLLLYYANFISSPEFYFQTLACNSRRFRNTTVNHDLHFIRWDTPPKQHPLYLGPRDYRRMLLSAAAFARKFREDDPVLDRIDRDILRRDGAAPGRTFSYGGWCSDGGVGLCSNPLEPGRKGVIKAGAGSRRLKAMLNKTMSVRNFRRQQCR; encoded by the exons ATGAGGTCTCCGGTGGGCAGGGAGGTGGTGGTCTCCGGCGTGTTCACGGCGCTGCTCGTCTTCTCGATTCTCTCCCTCCCGTCGCTGCTCCTGACgacccgcggcggcggaaggtcgTACAAGAACTGGCCGTTcttggcggcggtgagggataccggtagcggcggcggcggcggcggaggaggaggaggaggggaggtcTCGCCGTACCCGGTGTCGTTCGCGTACCTCATCTCGGCGTCGACcggggacgcggcgcgggcggcgcggctgctggCGGCGCTGTACCACCCGGCCAACTGCTACCTCCTCCACCTGGACCGGGAGGCCCCCGCGGAGGAgcaccggcggctggcggagCTGGTGTCCGGGCAGCCGGTGTACGCCCGCGCCGGCAACGTGTGGATCGTCGGCCGGCCCAACCTCGTCACCTACCGCGGGCCGACGATGCTGTCCACGACGCTGCACGCGGTGGCGATGCTGCTCCGGCTCGGCCGCCGGTGGGACTGGTTCGTCAACCTCAGCGCCTCCGACTACCCGCTCGTCACCCAGGACG ATTTGATGGAGGTGTTCTCCCGGCTGCCCAGGGATCTCAACTTCATTCAGCACACCAGCCATCTTGGATGGAAGAT AAAGAAGAGGGCGCGGCCGGTGATCCTGGACACAGCGCTCTACGAGGCCGACCGGTCGGAGCTCATCCGGCCGGCGAACCTCACCACCAACCGGCGAAACCTCCCCACCGCCTTCAAGCTCTTCACAG GGTCAGCGTGGACGATGATGTCGCGGTCGTTCGCCGAGTACTTCACCGTCGGGTGGGACAACCTGCCGCGGACGCTGCTGCTCTACTATGCCAACTTCATCTCCTCGCCGGAGTTCTACTTCCAGACGCTGGCCTGCAACTCCCGCCGGTTCCGCAACACGACGGTGAACCACGACCTGCACTTCATCCGCTGGGACACCCCGCCCAAGCAGCACCCGCTCTACCTCGGCCCCAGAGACTACCGCCGGATGCtgctcagcgccgccgccttcgcccgcAAGTTCCGGGAGGACGACCCGGTGCTCGACCGGATCGACAGGGACATcctccgccgcgacggcgccgcccccgGCCGGACCTTCAGCTACGGCGGCTGGTGctccgacggcggcgtcgggctgTGCTCCAACCCCCTCGAGCCCGGCAGGAAGGGCGTGATCAAGGCCGGCGCTGGGTCGAGGAGGCTCAAGGCCATGCTCAACAAGACGATGTCTGTGAGAAATTTCAGACGGCAACAGTGTAGGTGA